Proteins co-encoded in one Pseudoliparis swirei isolate HS2019 ecotype Mariana Trench chromosome 7, NWPU_hadal_v1, whole genome shotgun sequence genomic window:
- the LOC130196934 gene encoding uncharacterized protein LOC130196934 — MSRLGNILLWNLMAAVILLGQARPNMKVISQSSSGLHSDCVGNLMRLSLDKALAVGNGLEVEAINGTQHIVLTPNLAAQCGYSMESDPWGNTIIYSSLLGCYVDNQDDQTFNVGLRLRLYGPSGSDLVTHDVMQTCSYTRWASREILCDRNYMEVSHHIATPEAKGQTQDVKEIDIIPDASGAAHGIWKLTFYTPEPVSMVLREAEQAGYGAMVTSTRLVLRSPYNTAETTSEEVDGVSMEVFRVSAYYKAPHGLAVVDMAAACPTGGVLFINNIISWHVPHRMTPLVDGSFKIREMHMGINGKRLDRSQMAARGYTLSATDFHIVIEIPVGSPDGHYKSHAPDYQYHITYHVEPMLEVLWRTTVSQDDTRYKVLFPITTPLILQVLHVQENTVPEARVFSVLLGPLLHDVVLRNITFSTSVLTVEESNARGFTIQEHRYSNGSKSISVLVPFDADIVLKDNPEPLVTTYFLSLIFGFIIVPEEAPFAHPVELQASLQDVDLPTITGTCDQNQFHISVKYGSQGNNFKAMVGNQQLTPEMADYQFQENSTHFSVILPYTAKDTTFELITSDSVRAHVDFFLLHTRNEWVLADLLLSCNFPLTTTKCYPNGTMAATAVKVDSVTNMIPSRLTLKDQSCKPTFSGDRFAYFSFNVASCGTTRTFFDHYMLYENEIALPYNKGASPVDSQYRQTISCYYVVNETQTVGFSANPRQYEPTTEIGSGQLMVQMRLSQDSSYTLFYQAADYPVVKYLRQPLYFEVALIESTDPNLELILESCWATLDEDRTSLPSWDIIVDSCENPDDSYVTIFHPVVRDARLLDPSHIKRFSMKMFTFTKDEEVLKNEIFVHCDAEICDSHSQADGSCRGQCVQPAHQMNYRRQGKRVRRGTDSSNHRQISSGPIVLISAQTSE, encoded by the exons ATGTCTAGGCTCGGGAACAT TTTGCTCTGGAACTTGATGGCTGCAGTAATCCTCTTGGGTCAAGCAAGGCCAAATATGAAGGTCATTTCACAGTCAA GCAGTGGCTTGCATTCAGACTGCGTGGGTAATCTAATGAGGCTGTCATTGGACAAGGCCCTAGCAGTGGGCAATGGGCTTGAGGTGGAGGCTATCA atggcACCCAGCACATTGTGTTAACACCCAACTTGGCTGCTCAGTGTGGATACAGCATGGAGTCTGACCCGTGGGGTAACACCATAATCTACTCGTCTCTGCTGGGCTGCTACGTGGACAACCAA GACGACCAAACCTTTAATGTTGGCTTAAGGCTCCGGCTGTACGGCCCCAGTGGATCAGACTTGGTTACCCATGATGTGATGCAGACTTGCAGCTACACTCGCTGGGCCTCTCGAGAGATTCTCTGCGACAGGAACTACATGGAA GTGTCTCACCACATTGCTACTCCTGAAGCTAAGGGACAGACTCAAGATGTTAAAGAGATCGACATCATTCCTGAT GCCTCTGGGGCAGCACATGGCATCTGGAAATTGACATTTTACACCCCAGAACCAGTGTCGATGGTGCTGAGGGAGGCTGAACAAGCCGGCTATGGTGCCATGGTGACCTCAACCCGTCTGGTTCTGCGATCCCCTTACAATACAGCAGAGACTACATCGGAAGAA GTGGATGGCGTCTCCATGGAAGTCTTCAGGGTGAGTGCCTACTACAAGGCACCACATGGTCTGGCTGTGGTGGACATGGCAGCTGCTTGTCCCACAG GTGGCGTCCTCTTCATCAACAATATAATCTCTTGGCACGTACCTCACCGCATGACACCACTGGTAGATGGCAGCTTTAAAATCCGAGAAATGCACATGGGCATCAACGGAAAGAGGCTTGATAGATCTCAGATGGCTGCACGAGGGTACACGCTGTCCGCCACAGATTTCCACATCGTCATTGAGATCCCAGTCGGCTCGCCTGACGGTCACTATAAG AGCCATGCCCCAGATTACCAGTACCACATCACCTatcatgtggagcccatgctTGAGGTACTGTGGAGGACCACTGTCTCCCAAGATGACACCAGATACAAGGTTTTGTTTCCCATTACCACCCCTCTTATTCTTCAAGTTCTCCATGTCCAAGAAA ATACTGTCCCAGAGGCCCGAGTGTTCAGCGTTCTCTTGGGGCCCCTTCTTCATGATGTGGTGCTGAGGAACATCACCTTCTCCACCAGTGTGCTCACTGTTGAAGAGAGCAATGCCAGAGGTTTTACCATCCAAGAGCACCGCTACTCCAATGGAAGCAAGAGCATCTCTGTTTTAGTGCCCTTTGATGCTGATATTGTCCTGAAAGAT AATCCTGAACCTCTGGTTACAAcctacttcctctctctgatctTTGGGTTTATCATTGTTCCTGAGGAAGCTCCATTTGCCCACCCAGTTGAGTTGCAGGCATCTCTTCAAGATGTTG ATCTACCCACCATCACTGGCacctgtgaccagaaccagtttCACATCAGTGTGAAATACGGGAGTCAAGGCAACAATTTCAAGGCAATGGTTGGTAATCAACAGCTGACACCTGAGATGGCTGACTACCAGTTCCAAGAAAACAGCACACACTTCAGCGTCATTCTTCCATATACTGCCAAGGACACGACCTTCGAG CTGATAACATCAGATTCAGTTAGGGCCCACGTCGACTTCTTTCTGTTGCATACCCGTAATGAGTGGGTGCTCGCTGATCTCCTCTTGTCCTGCAACTTTCCCTTAACAACAACCA AGTGCTACCCCAATGGAACGATGGCGGCTACGGCTGTGAAGGTGGATTCTGTGACCAATATGATCCCAAGTAGGCTGACCCTAAAGGACCAGTCTTGCAAACCGACATTCAGTGGTGATCGCTTTGCATATTTCTCTTTCAATGTTGCGTCCTGTGGAACCACAAGAACG TTCTTTGaccactacatgctgtatgaaAATGAGATTGCCTTGCCTTACAACAAAGGAGCATCGCCAGTTGATTCGCAGTACAG ACAAACTATTTCCTGCTACTATGTGGTCAATGAGACTCAGACTGTTGGCTTCAGCGCAAACCCAAGACAATATGAACCCACCACAGAGATCGGCTCAGGACAGCTGATGGTTCAAATGAGGCTATCCCAGG ATTCATCGTACACGCTCTTCTACCAAGCGGCAGATTATCCAGTTGTAAAATATCTGAGGCAGCCTTTGTATTTTGAGGTGGCGCTGATTGAGTCTACTGACCCAAATTTGGAGCTCATCTTGGAGAGCTGTTGGGCTACACTTGATGAAGACCGGACATCTCTGCCTAGCTGGGATATCATTGTTGACAG CTGTGAGAATCCTGATGACAGCTATGTGACTATTTTCCATCCTGTTGTGAGAGACGCCAGGCTTTTAGACCCATCCCACATCAAACGCTTCTCAATGAAGATGTTCACCTTCACTAAAGATGAGGAGGTTCTGAAGAACGAG ATCTTCGTCCACTGTGATGCTGAGATTTGTGACTCGCACAGCCAAGCAGATGGTTCATGCAGAGGCCAGTGTGTGCAACCTGCACACCAGATGAACTACAGACGACAGGGAAAACGGG TGCGAAGAGGAACAGACTCCAGCAACCACAGGCAAATCTCCTCCGGGCCTATTGTTTTAATCTCTGCTCAAACTTCTGAATAA